Within Halarchaeum grantii, the genomic segment TCGAGCAGTGGGTCCGGCGTGCTCGGGGCGGACGGTGGCCTCGACCTCTCGGCGACGGCGAACGTCGACCTCTCCGGCCTCACGCTCGGCGCGACGACGGCGGCGTCCGCGACCGTCGAGGCCGAGAGCGGCGCGACGCTCACCGCGCACGACGAGAACAACGGCGTCCTCGTGGTGGAGTCGGGTGACGAGTCGCAGGTCGTCGTGGCGACCCTCTCCGCCGACGCCGAGGCCGCCGCCGACGGCGACCGACGGGTCGAGGTGACGACCGCGTCCGGCACCGAGGCGACGTTCCTCGCGGTCGGGAACGCGAGCGTCACCGTCAACGACGACGGGAACGTCAGCGGGCAGGTCGGCGCGAACGGCACCATCGTCCTCCGCGCCTACCCGGACGGGAAGTCGGCGGCCGACGACCGGACCGAGGAGCTGATCGCGTCCGGGCGGGCCGCCGGTGAGGTGTACGCCGGCGCGGCCGCCGACGCGAGCGCCGAGGCGTCCGCGAGCGTGGTGACGTACGCGAACGAGACGGCGATCACGGCAGAGCAGAGCGCCGAGAACACCGTGAACGTCACCGTCGAGCGCGCCGACGAGACCGGGAAGGTCCTCGTCGCCACCGTCTCGGAGGCCGCCGTCGGCTCGACGGAGGACCTCGACGTCGCGGTGAGCGGCGGCGCGGCCGCCGAAGTCTCCTCGTACGGCGAACTCGAGGCCGCGCTCGGGGGCGACGAGTCGGCCTACATGGTGACCCGAGAGGCGTCCGGGAACGCCACCGTCTACGTCGCGTTCGACCACTTCTCCGCGCGCACCGCTTCGATCAGCGGCGCGGACGGCGGCGACCAGCAGTCGAGTACCGAGACGACGACCGAGACGTCGAGCACGACCGAATCCAGCGGTAGCGGGGGCGCGACCACGAGCGGCGGGTCGCCCGGCTTCGGTGTGGTGACGCTCGCCGGCGCGCTCACTGCGCTCGCGGCGTTCCTCGCACGCCGCGACTGAGGCGCACACCGACTCGTTCTACCGACTTCGAGCGCTCAGGCGCGGACGGTACAGCCGCCGGTGTACTCGACGTCCTCGACGGAGTCGATGGCGGGGTCGTCGCCGCAGACCGGGCAGTCGGGGTTCGGCGCGACCGGCACCTCCTCGAAGCCGACGGACGCGGCGTCGTAGTGGAGCATCCGCCCGGTCAGGAGGTCGCCGACGCCGAGGACGGACTTCACGGCCTCGGTCGCCTGCAGACAGCCCACGGTCCCGGGGAGCACGCCCAGAACGCCCGCCGTCGCGCAGTCGGGGACGGTGCCGGGTTCGGGGGCTTCCGGGAAGACGCAGCGGTAGCAGGGGCCGTCGGGCGTGACGGTGATGGCCTGCCCCTCGAACTTGTAGATGGCGCCGTGGCTGAACGGCACGCCGGCGAGCACGCAGGCGTCGTTCACGAGGTAGCGCGTCTCGAAGTTGTCCGTGCAGTCGACGACGAAGTCCCGGCCCTCGATGAGGTCCGTGGCGTTCGCGGTGGAGAGGCGCGCGCGGTGCGTCTCGACGTCGACGTCCGGGTTCAGGGCCTCGACGTAGCGCCGCGCGGAGTCGACTTTCGGCGTGCCGACGTCCGCGTCGCGGTGGATGATCTGGCGCTGGAGGTTCGAGCGCTCGACGGCGTCGTCGTCCACGATGGCGAGGTGGCCGACGCCGGCGGCGGCGAGGTACTCGATGACGGGCGAGCCGAGGCCGCCCGCGCCGACGACGAGGACGTCCGCGTCCAGGAGCGCGGCCTGCCCCTCGGGACCGACATCGTCCATGATGATGTGCCGAGAGTACCGGTCCAACTGGGCGGGGTCGAGGTTGAGGTCGGCCATATCGGGGCGAGGGGCGCGAGCGCCTAACGGGTGTCGGTGGGGGCACTCAGAGGTAGTAGAGCGCGACGACGGCGAGCGGGCCGACGACCGTCAGCAGGAGGACGGCGACGATGATTGCGTTCCCGAGGTGAGTGGCGCGCCAGACGAGGAGGGGGAGCGCGGCGAAGACGGCGGCGAGACCGCCCGCCGCGTACGTGACCGTCCGGTTCGGCTCCGGGCGCGCCGAGGGCGCAACGGGGAGGTCGAGGGCGACGACGGCCGAGGAGAACGCCGAGAAGGGGCCGGCGGTCGCGCGCGTCCGCTCGGGGTCGTACCCGCTGTCGGGCCACGGGGAGTCGGCGGGCGCGCTCCAGTCGAGTTCGACGAGCGCGGTGCCCGCGTAGCGGTCGACGAGGCGGCGCGGAATCGAGCCCTCGCAGGCCTCGAGCGGCGCGCGCCACTGCGGTTCGTCGAGCAGGCGGTCGTAGCCGACGAGCGTGTCGCCGTAGCGGCGAAACGACATCGGCCCGCGGCGGAGGTAGCGCCCCGCAGCGCCGAAGCAGCACCCCACGAGGAGGATCGCGACGGGCGCGAGTCCGAGCAGCGGGTCGACGAAGGCGATGAGGAAGGCGGCGAGGAGCGCGCAGAGGAGGCCGGGGCGGGTGGCGAGCGCGGCGAGTCCGGCGAGCGCGCACTCGACGCGGACGGCGCGCGCGTCGGGCGTGCGGACGGCGTCCGGGTCGCCGTCGGGGACGGGGACCGCCGGCGCGGCGACGGTCGTATCCCGCGTGCCGAGGAGCGCCGCGAGGACGCCGTCGCCGGGGCCGTCGGCGACCCAGTGCGCGTACGTCTCCGTCGCGAGCTTCGCGGCGACGACGCCGACGACGACCGCGAGGCCGCCCGTGCGGACCGTCTCGCTCGCGCCCACGGGGACGGCGAGCAGGAGCACGACCAGCGTCTGCTGGCCGGTGTGCGCGACCGCCATCCGCGCGGAGACGCGCTCGTACTCGCGTTCGCCGACGTAGTCGCGGGCGAACGAGACGCCGTGCGCGACGACCATCCCGAGCGCGCCGACGCCGACGGTGAGCGGGGCCACGCGCGCTCCCCAGAGGCCGAGGACGTAGCCGAAGTAGCCCCCGATGCCGAGCCAGACGAGACCGAGCATCGCGAGCTGGAGGAGCGCGGTCGGAACGTTGTGGACGTAGAGCGTGTGGTCGCCGACGGACCAGCCGCCGCGTTTCTCGCGGAGGCCGCGCATCGGGAGGCGATAGCCGCTCAGCGCCTCGTCGCGCGGCACCGAGAGCAGGGCCTTCGGGACGCCCCACGCGGCGGCGACGCCCATCTCCAGCCAGTAGAGGACGAGGACGGTCGCGAGGTCCCACTCGAAGAAGAGGACGCCGGCGAGCGGGTAGCAGTTCGCGGCGACGACGGCGAGGAACGCGAGGTGTCGTCGCGGTGTCGCGCGCCCGCTCACGGCTGGCGGGCGGTGACGCGACGCGATGCGGTCGAGGTGGACGGAACGAACGGCGCGGAGGGCATCACTGCCGGTGTTTCCGATACGGGACCAAAAGCGGCGGGGTCAGAGGTAGTCGTCCCAGAGCGCGATGTCCGCGTACCGGTCGCCGCGGTCGGGGAAGGGGACGACGGCGACGTCCTCGGACGTGAGGCGGCCGGCGTCCGCGAGGCGTCTGACGGCGGCGAGCGCGCCCCCGGAGGAGGGGCCGACGAGGAACTCGCCGGCGACGCGGAGGTGCTCGCGGACGGTCGCGCGGTCGTACTGGCCGGTCGCGTGAATGTCGGGGTCGCGCTCGGCGTAGCGCTCGCGGAGCCGTCGGGCCTCGTAGTAGGCGTCGGCGGTCGGGAGCGCGAGGACATCGTCGAGTTCGTCGCGCGCGTAGACGTCCGGGTCGTCGAAGCGCGGCCCGCGAACGTACTTCAGCCCGTCGATGCCGTGGCGGGGTTCGGCGGGTTCGTAGCCGACGACGGCGACGTCGCCGCGCTCGCGGAGCGCGCGCCCGACGCCGGTGACGGTGCCGCCTGAGCCGGCGCCCGCGACGAACGCCGTGACCCGGCCGTCGGTCTGCGCGTGGACCTCCGGGCCGGTGGTGCGCTCGTGGACGCCGGGGTTCGCGGGGTTCGCGTACTGGTCGGGCATGTAGGCGTCGCGCTCCGCGACCCGGCGGTCCGCGAGGGCCAGCATCGCCTCGTAATCGGGCGCGTACGTCACGGTACCGCCCGCTGCCCGGATGGCGTCGGCCTTCTGCTCGGGCGCCTCCTCGGGCATCACGATTTCGACGTCGTAGCCCCGGGCGACGCCGAGGCGCGCGAGCGCCGTCCCCGTGTTCCCGGAGGAGGGTTCGACGACGAGCGACCCGGGCGCGAGCGCGCCGTCGGCTTCGGCGGCGTCCAGCATCGAGCGCGCGATGCGGGACTTCACCGACCCGCCGCCGAACGGCTGTGCGTGGAGGTTGTACCACTCCGGCTTCGCGTACACCTCGCAGGAGACGTCGAGGTCGAGGTCGAGGAGCGGCGTCCCCCCGATGCGCGACTCGTCGAGCGGCGGCGCGTCCGTCATCAAGCCAGTCTTCGTGCGTGCGCGCCGTAAGGGATTGGGCCGCCGGCCGGCGCGTCGTCTCGCCGCGCGCCGTTCTCGTCGGTCAGTCGAGGGCGGCGTCCAGCATCTCGACCGGCGTCGGCGGGCGCTCGGCGTCCGCGTCCCGGTCGCCGAGTTGGGTGCGACAGGACGCGCCCGGCGCGACGACGACGTCGCCCGGGCTGTCGTCGATCTGGCCGTAGAGCGTCTCGGCGATGGCCTCGCTCATCGAGTGGTGCTCGGCCTCGTAGCCGAAGCTCCCGGCCATCCCGCAGCAGCCCGAGTCGAGCGGGTCGACCGCGTAGCCGGCGCGCCGGAGGACGCCGACCGCGTGGTGGTCCTTCTTCGTCGCCTTCTGGTGGCAGTGGCCGTGGTAGGTGAGCGACGCCCCGGGGTCGCGGGTGTCGAGGTGCTCGTCGAGGCCGAACGCGTCGAGGTACTCGAGAACGCCGTAGGTGTTGTCGGCGACCGCCTCGACGCGCTCCCCCGAGAGCAAGTCCAGATAGTCGTGCTGGACCATCACGGCGTCGCTTGGCTCGACGAGCACGACGTCCCAGCCCGCCGCGACATCGGGGTGGAGTTCGGCGACGTTCTCGGCGGCGGTGTCCGCCGCCAGGTCGAGGAAGCCCTTCGAGTGCGCGGGCCGTCCGGAGTCGGTGCGCTCGGCGACCCGGACGTGGACGTCGGCGGCCTCGAGGACGCGGACGGCGGCCTTCAGCGGCGCGGGCTCGCTGTAGTTCGAGTAGGTGTCCGGGAAGAGGACGGCCTTCCGGGCGGCGTTTCGCTCGGGCACCTGCGGGCCCCGCTGTGCCCACCAGTCCCGGAAGGTCTCGCGGCGGAACGTCGGGAGCGAGCGCTCGGCGGCGATGCCCACCAGTTTCTCCATCGCCGCGCGGGCGAACGGGAGGCGGGTGGCTGCGTTCGAGAGCGGCGCGAGCGCGGAGCCGACCCGCGAGAGCGTGTCGACGTGCGCGAAGGCCTTCTCGCGGAGGCTCGCGCCGTGCTCGGCGTGGTACTCGTGCTCGACTTCGGCCTTCAGCTTCGCCATGTCGACCTCGCTCGGGCAGTCGCGCGCGCAGCCCTTACAGCCGATGCAGAGGTCCAGCACCTCCTCGACGAACGCCTCGTCCGTGACGTCCGCCGGGAGGTCGCCGCTCATCGCCTGCCGGAGCATGTTCGCCCGCCCGCGCGTGCTCTGTATCTCCTCGCCGCTCGCCCGATATGTCGGGCACATCACGCCACCCGTCGTATCTTGGTCGCCGCGACAGCCGCCGCAGCCGTGGCAGAGCTCGACCATCCCCTCGAAGCCGTTCTCGGTCTCCCACTCGAGGGTCGGCTCGAAGCCCGCCTCGAACTCGTAGTCGGGCCCGTAGCGGTGGTGCTCGGTCATGGCCACGGCCTCGGCGCGCGCGGGCGTCCCCGCCGGCGGCGCCTCCGCGTCGCCGTAGCCACAGACCTGCCCCGGGTTCAGGAGCCAGTCCGGGTCGTACGCGCTCTTGAGGTCGCGGAACGTCTCCCAGAGGTCGTCGCCGTAGAGCTTGCGGTTCCACTGGGTGCGCGCGCGGCCGTCGCCGTGCTCGCCGGAGACCGACCCGCCGTACTCGACGACGAGGTCCGTCACGTCGTCCGCGATGGACTGCATCGCCTCGACGCCCTCGAGGGATTTCGTGTTCACGAGCGGGCGGACGTGCAACACGCCGGGACCGGCGTGCGCGTAGAAGGACGCGAACGTGTCGTGCTCCGCCAGTATCTCCTGAAAGCCCCGGACGTACTCCGCGAGGTGCTCCGGGGGGACCGCGCAGTCCTCGATGAAGGAGACGTGCTTCTCGTCCGTCGTCCGCGAGAGCAGGATGGGGAGGCCGGACTTGCGGAGCTTCCAGAAGTTCGCGCGGCGCTCGGCGTCGTGGGCCTCCAGCGCGTCGTTCGCGCGCACCGGCGCGTCGCCGCCCGGACGGTCGTCCGCGGGTGCGGCCGCCGTCTCGACGCCGGGCCGCCTGTCCGCGAGTAGGTTCGCGACCTTCCGCTCGCCCGCCTCGTCGTCCGCGGCGTAGAACTCCACGAGCAACACCGACCCCGTCCCCTCCGGGAGGAGGCCGACGACGTCGCGGAACTCCTCGGTGTCGCGCGCCAGCTCGAGGAGGACGTCGTCGATGAGCTCGACCGCCGCCGCGTCGTGCTCGAGGACGGCCTCGACGTCGGAGACCGCCGTCACGACGTCGTCGTACGTGAGGAGCGCCACGGACTTCGTCTCCGGGATGGGCTCGAGCGAGACGGTGGCCTCCGTCACGATGGCGAGCGTCCCCTCCGAGCCCGCGAGCAGGCGCGCGAGGTTGACGGTGGCGTCCTCGTCCACGGCGCCCGCCTCGTCCGTCCCCTCCGCGACGAGCACGTCGAAGTTGTAGCCCGAGACGTTCCGCTTCAGGTCCGGATAGCGCTCGCGCACCTCGGCGGCGTCCTCCTCGAGGACGTCCAGGACTGCCGCGTGAACGCGCGCCTCGATGTCGCCGTCGGGGTCAGCGGTCTCCCGTAGCTCCGTGACCGACACCTCGCCGAACGTGGTGACGGTGCCGTCCGCGAGCACCGCCTCCACCTCCTCGACGTACGCGTCCGTCTTCCCGTACTTCAGCGAGTGCGACCCCGTCGAGTTGTTCCCGATGGCACCACCGAGTGCGGACTTATCG encodes:
- a CDS encoding PLP-dependent cysteine synthase family protein; protein product: MTDAPPLDESRIGGTPLLDLDLDVSCEVYAKPEWYNLHAQPFGGGSVKSRIARSMLDAAEADGALAPGSLVVEPSSGNTGTALARLGVARGYDVEIVMPEEAPEQKADAIRAAGGTVTYAPDYEAMLALADRRVAERDAYMPDQYANPANPGVHERTTGPEVHAQTDGRVTAFVAGAGSGGTVTGVGRALRERGDVAVVGYEPAEPRHGIDGLKYVRGPRFDDPDVYARDELDDVLALPTADAYYEARRLRERYAERDPDIHATGQYDRATVREHLRVAGEFLVGPSSGGALAAVRRLADAGRLTSEDVAVVPFPDRGDRYADIALWDDYL
- a CDS encoding FAD-binding and (Fe-S)-binding domain-containing protein codes for the protein MAIDPGEAADPAADAAANYDYASDDVERPDLAAALSRRVEGEVRFDSYSRELYATDASLYEVEPVGVVFPASTADVAAVVEYCAEEGIAVLPRGGGTSLAGQTVNEAVVLDFTRHMDAVRDVDAANALARAQPGVKLGRLNAALEGHDLKFAPDPAWGDKSALGGAIGNNSTGSHSLKYGKTDAYVEEVEAVLADGTVTTFGEVSVTELRETADPDGDIEARVHAAVLDVLEEDAAEVRERYPDLKRNVSGYNFDVLVAEGTDEAGAVDEDATVNLARLLAGSEGTLAIVTEATVSLEPIPETKSVALLTYDDVVTAVSDVEAVLEHDAAAVELIDDVLLELARDTEEFRDVVGLLPEGTGSVLLVEFYAADDEAGERKVANLLADRRPGVETAAAPADDRPGGDAPVRANDALEAHDAERRANFWKLRKSGLPILLSRTTDEKHVSFIEDCAVPPEHLAEYVRGFQEILAEHDTFASFYAHAGPGVLHVRPLVNTKSLEGVEAMQSIADDVTDLVVEYGGSVSGEHGDGRARTQWNRKLYGDDLWETFRDLKSAYDPDWLLNPGQVCGYGDAEAPPAGTPARAEAVAMTEHHRYGPDYEFEAGFEPTLEWETENGFEGMVELCHGCGGCRGDQDTTGGVMCPTYRASGEEIQSTRGRANMLRQAMSGDLPADVTDEAFVEEVLDLCIGCKGCARDCPSEVDMAKLKAEVEHEYHAEHGASLREKAFAHVDTLSRVGSALAPLSNAATRLPFARAAMEKLVGIAAERSLPTFRRETFRDWWAQRGPQVPERNAARKAVLFPDTYSNYSEPAPLKAAVRVLEAADVHVRVAERTDSGRPAHSKGFLDLAADTAAENVAELHPDVAAGWDVVLVEPSDAVMVQHDYLDLLSGERVEAVADNTYGVLEYLDAFGLDEHLDTRDPGASLTYHGHCHQKATKKDHHAVGVLRRAGYAVDPLDSGCCGMAGSFGYEAEHHSMSEAIAETLYGQIDDSPGDVVVAPGASCRTQLGDRDADAERPPTPVEMLDAALD
- a CDS encoding DUF6498-containing protein, with amino-acid sequence MSGRATPRRHLAFLAVVAANCYPLAGVLFFEWDLATVLVLYWLEMGVAAAWGVPKALLSVPRDEALSGYRLPMRGLREKRGGWSVGDHTLYVHNVPTALLQLAMLGLVWLGIGGYFGYVLGLWGARVAPLTVGVGALGMVVAHGVSFARDYVGEREYERVSARMAVAHTGQQTLVVLLLAVPVGASETVRTGGLAVVVGVVAAKLATETYAHWVADGPGDGVLAALLGTRDTTVAAPAVPVPDGDPDAVRTPDARAVRVECALAGLAALATRPGLLCALLAAFLIAFVDPLLGLAPVAILLVGCCFGAAGRYLRRGPMSFRRYGDTLVGYDRLLDEPQWRAPLEACEGSIPRRLVDRYAGTALVELDWSAPADSPWPDSGYDPERTRATAGPFSAFSSAVVALDLPVAPSARPEPNRTVTYAAGGLAAVFAALPLLVWRATHLGNAIIVAVLLLTVVGPLAVVALYYL
- a CDS encoding PGF-CTERM sorting domain-containing protein; amino-acid sequence: MVRQTASAIAVALLLVAGAVPASAVAASGESHAYAGAHVTFDVQGSAVTDYAVDGETIVERIGVQSASQASSSGSGVLGADGGLDLSATANVDLSGLTLGATTAASATVEAESGATLTAHDENNGVLVVESGDESQVVVATLSADAEAAADGDRRVEVTTASGTEATFLAVGNASVTVNDDGNVSGQVGANGTIVLRAYPDGKSAADDRTEELIASGRAAGEVYAGAAADASAEASASVVTYANETAITAEQSAENTVNVTVERADETGKVLVATVSEAAVGSTEDLDVAVSGGAAAEVSSYGELEAALGGDESAYMVTREASGNATVYVAFDHFSARTASISGADGGDQQSSTETTTETSSTTESSGSGGATTSGGSPGFGVVTLAGALTALAAFLARRD
- the ubaA gene encoding SAMP-activating enzyme E1, producing the protein MADLNLDPAQLDRYSRHIIMDDVGPEGQAALLDADVLVVGAGGLGSPVIEYLAAAGVGHLAIVDDDAVERSNLQRQIIHRDADVGTPKVDSARRYVEALNPDVDVETHRARLSTANATDLIEGRDFVVDCTDNFETRYLVNDACVLAGVPFSHGAIYKFEGQAITVTPDGPCYRCVFPEAPEPGTVPDCATAGVLGVLPGTVGCLQATEAVKSVLGVGDLLTGRMLHYDAASVGFEEVPVAPNPDCPVCGDDPAIDSVEDVEYTGGCTVRA